In Mixophyes fleayi isolate aMixFle1 chromosome 4, aMixFle1.hap1, whole genome shotgun sequence, the following proteins share a genomic window:
- the LOC142150975 gene encoding insulin receptor substrate 1-like: MDDVKKCGYLRKQKSMRRRYFVLRSPGARGPARLEYYESEKKFRLADGSGDPRGAVVLEEAFGVNKRADAKRRHLLVLYTRDGGLCVSAEGEEEQEAWYQAIQELQSQARTLSSSSEGAGWPGPAFREVWQVSLRPRGLGQTRNLSGIYRLCLTDRTLSFLRLRSDTPSVTLQLMNVRRCGHSDNYFFVEVGRSAVTGPGELWMQVEDSVVAQNMHETILEAMKSLSEEFRPRTKSQSLSSTPISVPSRRHLPNPPPPSQIGLSRRSRIEVTVDSSPAPKPHSLPRDHSPRSPEEDEEKPLRVEANQPPVDYGSASSDEYGSSPCLYEPPTFLPPSPVSGETNYISMGQLGRRSQVLDLVSAFIGPNEEEDKKVVKLENEDNYAMMGRCEQRREAGYMPMLPGSRSQDYMPMTPNSISPPAPIEMAGYVMMSPLGSCSPDPERTSWPPSGEMSVGSADSQASDYMNMWPLSRSASSTPPPPDNSLSSTHGPTRIPASYRSLPRSYKIEPAPPSRNSCSSSSDSLEEVGGGRYRRPLSVSVDTWRASTLPGHYRRPPSPGEYVSIHFRAKQEKLTRKKVDVHQTEYIAMDTQNHQVTNGDYTKMNFEPETSKVKMAVGHVVEKASNTTPENAFGHLSITEPNSRPIADMVPWPLPTIEKSLKASRQDDFWPIVTPDKMFRPIAPAENMLPATAKMPAEASAENVLGHVEKTVLTNPTSEDLELRGLLVGVTACSLAKGPERTKFTRADPPIRMRHCSDNTSVSNPVTSCNGTRAPVAESGLNYIDLDLAKDIGATPPIATLVGATVPQPMKSGSVGASPCINTYASIDFQMSGELRRGSRDGTEC, encoded by the exons ATGGACGACGTGAAGAAGTGCGGCTACCTGCGCAAGCAGAAGTCTATGCGGAGGAGATACTTTGTCCTGCGCAGTCCCGGGGCCCGGGGCCCCGCCAGGCTGGAGTACTACGAGAGTGAGAAGAAGTTCCGGCTGGCGGATGGGTCCGGGGATCCTCGCGGAGCCGTGGTCTTGGAAGAGGCGTTTGGTGTTAATAAGAGGGCGGATGCTAAGAGGAGGCACCTGCTGGTCCTGTACACACGTGACGGGGGGCTCTGCGTGTCTGCGGAGGGAGAAGAGGAGCAGGAGGCCTGGTACCAGGCTATCCAGGAGCTACAATCGCAGG CTCGTACCCTGTCCTCCTCCAGCGAGGGAGCTGGTTGGCCTGGCCCGGCCTTCAGAGAGGTCTGGCAAGTGAGCCTTCGTCCTCGGGGTTTAGGCCAAACCCGCAACCTGTCTGGGATTTACCGCCTCTGTCTGACTGACCGCACTTTGAGCTTCCTGCGCCTCCGCTCCGACACCCCCTCCGTCACCCTCCAGCTCATGAACGTCCGGCGATGTGGCCATTCGGACAACTATTTCTTTGTGGAGGTGGGGCGATCAGCTGTCACCGGCCCCGGAGAGCTGTGGATGCAG GTGGAAGACTCAGTTGTTGCTCAGAACATGCACGAGACCATTCTGGAAGCCATGAAGTCCCTTAGTGAGGAATTTCGTCCACGGACCAAGAGTCAGTCTCTTTCCTCCACTCCCATCTCCGTCCCATCCAGACGTCACCTGCCAAACCCACCACCCCCCAGCCAAATCGGTTTGTCTCGTCGTTCCAGGATTGAAGTCACGGTGGACAGCTCACCAGCTCCGAAACCTCACTCGTTACCCAGGGACCACAGTCCACGTTCCCCTGAAGAGGATGAAGAAAAGCCTCTACGTGTTGAAGCCAACCAACCTCCGGTCGACTATGGCTCTGCTTCTTCAGACGAGTATGGGTCAAGTCCTTGCCTGTACGAACCTCCAACATTTCTACCACCATCACCTGTATCGGGAGAAACCAATTACATCTCCATGGGACAACTCGGGAGAAGATCACAAGTATTGGACCTTGTGTCTGCATTCATCGGACCTAACGAGGAGGAAGACAAAAAGGTTGTTAAATTAGAAAACGAAGATAATTATGCAATGATGGGCAGATGCGAACAACGCCGGGAAGCTGGTTACATGCCCATGCTGCCTGGCAGCAGGTCCCAAGATTACATGCCCATGACGCCCAACAGCATCTCCCCTCCGGCTCCTATAGAAATGGCCGGCTATGTCATGATGTCGCCACTTGGTAGCTGTTCCCCAGACCCAGAGAGGACAAGCTGGCCTCCATCCGGTGAGATGTCGGTGGGCAGCGCTGACAGTCAAGCTTCAGATTACATGAACATGTGGCCGTTAAGCCGCTCTGCCTCTAGTACCCCTCCACCACCGGATAATTCACTGTCCTCGACTCACGGGCCCACAAGGATCCCCGCCTCTTACCGATCACTTCCTCGTTCGTACAAGATAGAACCAGCACCTCCTTCCCGTAATTCTTGCTCCTCGTCCTCCGACAGCCTCGAAGAGGTCGGCGGTGGGAGGTATCGCAGGCCTCTCAGTGTTTCTGTGGACACTTGGAGGGCAAGCACTTTGCCTGGACACTACCGAAGGCCACCAAGCCCTGGGGAGTACGTGAGCATCCATTTCAGGGCCAAACAGGAAAAGTTGACCAGGAAGAAAGTAGATGTTCACCAGACAGAATATATAGCCATGGACACACAGAACCATCAGGTAACCAACGGAGACTACACCAAAATGAATTTTGAACCGGAGACTTCGAAAGTAAAAATGGCCGTTGGACATGTAGTTGAGAAGGCATCAAATACAACTCCAGAAAATGCGTTTGGCCATTTATCGATAACTGAACCAAATTCTAGACCCATTGCAGATATGGTGCCATGGCCATTGCCAACCATAGAGAAGTCTCTTAAGGCATCCAGACAAGATGATTTCTGGCCCATTGTTACCCCAGATAAGATGTTCCGGCCCATAGCACCTGCAGAAAATATGTTGCCCGCCACTGCCAAGATGCCAGCGGAGGCCTCAGCAGAGAATGTGTTGGGTCACGTGGAGAAGACGGTGCTAACAAACCCTACTTCTGAGGACTTGGAACTGAGGGGCCTGCTCGTCGGAGTTACAGCCTGTAGTCTGGCCAAGGGTCCAGAACGTACAAAGTTCACAAGGGCTGATCCCCCGATCAGAATGAGACACTGCTCCGATAATACCTCCGTCTCCAATCCAGTCACCTCTTGTAATGGGACCCGGGCTCCAGTAGCAGAGTCCGGGCTAAATTATATAGATCTGGATCTTGCTAAGGATATAGGAGCTACACCCCCGATCGCCACACTGGTGGGAGCCACTGTGCCACAGCCAATGAAGAGTGGAAGTGTGGGAGCCAGTCCCTGCATCAACACCTACGCCAGCATTGACTTCCAGATGTCTGGAGAGCTCAGGAGGGGCAGCAGAGACGGAACAG AATGCTGA